In the Nitrospirota bacterium genome, one interval contains:
- a CDS encoding rubredoxin encodes MPMWRCTVCGYVYDEAKEGKKFEDLPDDWACPVCNAPKDAFVRM; translated from the coding sequence CTGCCTATGTGGAGATGCACGGTGTGCGGGTACGTGTACGATGAAGCGAAAGAGGGGAAAAAGTTCGAAGACCTTCCCGACGACTGGGCCTGTCCGGTCTGCAACGCGCCGAAAGACGCGTTCGTGCGGATGTAG
- the radC gene encoding DNA repair protein RadC has product MTEKNGKSVKEWPEDERPRERLIAYGSQSLSDAHLLAIILRSGRAGRSAVDLGRELIDRFGGLAGIGHAGIREICAIPGIGVAKAAEIKAAIEIGRRYQTPKLSGASLCSSHDVAEYYRPRMRDLRKEVFKCVLLDTKNRIIREEEVSVGSLSASIVHPRDTFKAAIRESAAAVIFIHNHPSGDTKPSQEDILLTRRLIQAGEVLGIQVLDHIIIGDGAHFSFRDSGLMPRPA; this is encoded by the coding sequence ATGACCGAGAAGAACGGAAAAAGCGTCAAAGAATGGCCCGAAGACGAGCGCCCGCGCGAACGCCTGATCGCGTACGGTTCGCAATCGCTGTCCGACGCCCATCTGCTCGCGATCATCCTCCGGAGCGGCAGGGCGGGCAGGTCCGCCGTCGACCTCGGCCGGGAGCTGATCGACAGGTTCGGAGGCCTGGCCGGCATCGGACACGCAGGCATCCGGGAGATCTGCGCAATCCCCGGGATCGGCGTCGCCAAGGCCGCGGAGATCAAGGCCGCCATTGAGATCGGCAGAAGGTACCAGACGCCGAAGCTGTCCGGGGCGTCGCTCTGCTCCAGCCACGACGTCGCCGAGTACTACCGTCCCCGGATGCGGGACCTCAGGAAGGAAGTGTTCAAGTGCGTCCTGCTGGACACCAAGAACAGGATCATCCGCGAGGAGGAGGTCTCCGTGGGGAGTCTTTCCGCGTCGATCGTGCACCCGCGCGACACCTTCAAAGCAGCCATCCGCGAATCAGCGGCTGCCGTCATCTTCATCCACAACCACCCGAGCGGAGACACGAAGCCGAGCCAGGAGGACATCCTGCTTACCCGGAGACTGATTCAGGCGGGAGAGGTGCTCGGGATCCAGGTGCTGGACCACATCATCATCGGCGACGGCGCCCATTTCAGTTTTCGCGACAGTGGCCTCATGCCCCGTCCCGCCTGA